The following are from one region of the Capsicum annuum cultivar UCD-10X-F1 chromosome 1, UCD10Xv1.1, whole genome shotgun sequence genome:
- the LOC107879769 gene encoding agamous-like MADS-box protein AGL11 isoform X1, producing the protein MEESDDMGRGKIEIKRIENNTNRQVTFCKRRNGLLKKAYELSVLCEAEIALIVFSTRGRVYEYSNNNIKATIERYKKATAEHSNACTTQELNAQFYQQESKKLRQQIQMMQNSNRHLVGEGLGSLNVRELKQLENRLERGLSRIRSKKHEMILAETENLQKREIQLEQENTFLRSKIAENERLQELSMMPAGGGQEYSAIQHYLAGNMLQLNMMEGQAGVSTSYDPLSPHHHDKKSLHLH; encoded by the exons ATGGAAGAAAGTGATGAT ATGGGACGAGGAAAGATAGAGATAAAGAGGATAGAGAACAACACAAATAGGCAGGTGACATTTTGCAAGAGGAGAAATGGACTGTTGAAGAAGGCTTATGAACTTTCTGTTCTGTGTGAAGCTGAAATTGCTCTTATTGTTTTCTCCACTCGTGGACGTGTCTACGAGTACTCTAACAACAA CATTAAGGCAACTATTGAGCGGTACAAGAAGGCAACTGCAGAACACTCTAATGCTTGCACCACTCAAGAGCTCAATGCTCAG TTTTACCAACAAGAATCAAAAAAGCTGCGCCAACAGATACAGATGATGCAGAATTCAAACAG GCATCTGGTTGGTGAAGGCTTAGGCTCTTTGAATGTAAGGGAGCTAAAGCAGTTGGAGAATCGACTTGAAAGAGGCCTCAGTAGAATCAGGTCAAAAAAG CATGAGATGATACTAGCTGAAACTGAGAATTTGCAGAAGAGG gAAATTCAACTGGAGCAGGAGAATACATTTCTAAGATCAAAG ATAGCAGAAAATGAGAGGCTTCAGGAACTAAGCATGATGCCAGCAGGAGGGGGGCAAGAGTACAGTGCAATACAACATTATTTAGCAGGAAACATGCTTCAACTTAACATGATGGAAGGCCAAGCTGGTGTCTCTACTTCCTATGATCCATTGTCTCCTCATCATCACGACAAGAAGTCCCTTCACCTTCACTAG
- the LOC107879769 gene encoding agamous-like MADS-box protein AGL11 isoform X2 codes for MGRGKIEIKRIENNTNRQVTFCKRRNGLLKKAYELSVLCEAEIALIVFSTRGRVYEYSNNNIKATIERYKKATAEHSNACTTQELNAQFYQQESKKLRQQIQMMQNSNRHLVGEGLGSLNVRELKQLENRLERGLSRIRSKKHEMILAETENLQKREIQLEQENTFLRSKIAENERLQELSMMPAGGGQEYSAIQHYLAGNMLQLNMMEGQAGVSTSYDPLSPHHHDKKSLHLH; via the exons ATGGGACGAGGAAAGATAGAGATAAAGAGGATAGAGAACAACACAAATAGGCAGGTGACATTTTGCAAGAGGAGAAATGGACTGTTGAAGAAGGCTTATGAACTTTCTGTTCTGTGTGAAGCTGAAATTGCTCTTATTGTTTTCTCCACTCGTGGACGTGTCTACGAGTACTCTAACAACAA CATTAAGGCAACTATTGAGCGGTACAAGAAGGCAACTGCAGAACACTCTAATGCTTGCACCACTCAAGAGCTCAATGCTCAG TTTTACCAACAAGAATCAAAAAAGCTGCGCCAACAGATACAGATGATGCAGAATTCAAACAG GCATCTGGTTGGTGAAGGCTTAGGCTCTTTGAATGTAAGGGAGCTAAAGCAGTTGGAGAATCGACTTGAAAGAGGCCTCAGTAGAATCAGGTCAAAAAAG CATGAGATGATACTAGCTGAAACTGAGAATTTGCAGAAGAGG gAAATTCAACTGGAGCAGGAGAATACATTTCTAAGATCAAAG ATAGCAGAAAATGAGAGGCTTCAGGAACTAAGCATGATGCCAGCAGGAGGGGGGCAAGAGTACAGTGCAATACAACATTATTTAGCAGGAAACATGCTTCAACTTAACATGATGGAAGGCCAAGCTGGTGTCTCTACTTCCTATGATCCATTGTCTCCTCATCATCACGACAAGAAGTCCCTTCACCTTCACTAG